From the Mustelus asterias chromosome 22, sMusAst1.hap1.1, whole genome shotgun sequence genome, one window contains:
- the LOC144509750 gene encoding C-type natriuretic peptide prohormone-like, translated as MSANTVYYWGLLLLFLIQVQARPRPQNSLQTLSNLLEGEVERYLSHEDLDSEANDETSQVGISPDLQNDQPELERSWDENLPDLESRHRLPDGSLIRLLSDITNGPLRFKTRSKKGSTRGCFGVKLDRIGAMSDLGC; from the exons ATGAGCGCGAACACAGTTTACTACTGGGGACTCCTGCTACTCTTCCTTATCCAAGTTCAAGCCAGACCCAGACCACAAAACAGCCTCCAG ACTTTGTCCAACCTATTAGAAGGAGAGGTTGAGCGCTATCTGTCCCATGAAGATTTGGACAGCGAAGCCAACGACGAGACATCTCAGGTTGGCATCTCTCCCGACCTGCAAAATGACCAACCCGAGTTGGAACGAAGCTGGGACGAGAACTTGCCAGACCTCGAAAGCCGACACCGGCTTCCTGATGGTTCCCTGATACGACTCCTCAGTGACATCACCAACGGTCCCTTGAGATTTAAGACTAGAAGCAAGAAGGGATCAACAAGAGGATGTTTTGGAGTGAAATTGGACAGAATAGGTGCAATGAGCGATCTGGGATGCTGA